A genomic stretch from uncultured Desulfovibrio sp. includes:
- a CDS encoding acyltransferase domain-containing protein has protein sequence MAVLSSSLILSDVLVLADGELRDAAALASRLAAMLGPQNAGEQPRGRSFPCLLLACVPPDRQDGVQACAAALNSVCEACGLPRPGEARLLAAALVPHAVFAAAAAELGRLGARRALLLMPQEGTAQNGSWELWLLERGRDTARAARLALVPECHADGVFYARLDEGERLWRMGATVPGWREELLAAGRAPLSPEAGVRDIALHDLGQRGVWLAEDRAAPPLAVMCCGQGAVWTGMGRQLYDRFPAARAAMDRIAAVADWDVLSLMDETDEEKIGLTRWQQPYLFLLEYAQWSYLASLGLRPALICGHSLGELIALCLAGVYAPEVAWYILDTRAQHMSELEARATRETAMMAVHAEASVIDEARARWPSLYVSNYNTPLQHIVSGPRDVLMEARKALRKRRIPAIMLNVSLAFHHPGMRVLRDMSLRRLNALAMQAPQVPMLSCVTTGFYPQSQPDICSYIADLDENAVRWVECVRQMWQRDGIRHFVELGPQDTLCGLVADIEPQALCLSASRKGRETEGLRQTCARLYALGHLSHQAVMAHAARWQLRGAVAEDLSPPAVAEAAPATPLGPLARRIMELLAQTAGVDVASVGPQTDLRYDLALRSSRFPLLVQQLAEVLGHAVNFEDLMGVSTVGDLLAAVGLMPRHGAPAAAAVPLPAGSREAAAALHQPPYLRFVAGASSRLHRLPWDACAAGRGWQPGGAVLAWGRDGARLAALLGGLAALGQVICVPEDCLEACAVLRRLGGDIRSLGCAAADLLPAEAAAAETGDHAAVAALRAALATALHTGCAASLPVSGCLLDLSTADDQAALGRVARTALLPPEAADAWLVRVWQLDAGDALAMVQAVPAEVDDRLLDVALVPDGTPPLPREWGDMLARELALGTVPRLLWARAASLCGLLPLSREEADGLPQPWQERPESFPGLYAASLPLPPHSGRDFLLCGEFSRFAEPALAGHGRDTATGWPWLPLSRGLRRLLDSVRLYFPWLREAGFCDLRFGPPLLLPPGVTRECRLDVRAQAWLQQDGVMTRMCRCGLEALDLMPNGRHMDRTVPVVQGMALMGCRPSCAPALWPAGADPAHGDDAAVLAMYRRRGLDAMWHWLAGELPPGAPCEEGGDMAGQGLTRRFALHMPGIAPKDLSGYTAALQLVDAVEQAAVTLLEERLSRTAQADSLAEWRLSGVGFLRFGQGEGPVVPRVLEMRCGWQDARLLRFDAQVLDAAGCVLLTVNQMEFERTAAAREAACT, from the coding sequence ATGGCCGTTCTTTCCTCTTCTCTTATTCTCTCCGATGTACTTGTCCTCGCCGACGGAGAGCTGCGCGATGCCGCTGCTCTGGCCTCTCGTCTGGCGGCCATGCTGGGGCCGCAGAACGCAGGGGAACAGCCCCGGGGCCGTTCTTTCCCCTGCCTGCTGCTGGCCTGTGTTCCCCCTGACCGTCAGGATGGCGTCCAGGCGTGTGCCGCGGCTCTCAACAGTGTCTGCGAGGCCTGCGGCCTGCCCCGGCCAGGGGAGGCCCGTCTGCTGGCAGCCGCTCTCGTGCCGCATGCCGTTTTTGCCGCCGCGGCGGCGGAGCTGGGACGCCTGGGCGCACGGCGCGCCCTGCTGCTCATGCCGCAGGAAGGAACGGCGCAGAACGGCAGCTGGGAACTCTGGCTGCTGGAACGCGGGCGGGATACGGCCCGTGCCGCCCGGCTGGCCCTGGTGCCGGAATGCCATGCGGACGGGGTGTTCTATGCCCGGCTGGATGAGGGAGAGCGCCTGTGGCGCATGGGGGCCACGGTACCGGGCTGGCGCGAGGAGCTGCTGGCCGCGGGGCGGGCGCCCCTTTCGCCGGAGGCCGGTGTGCGCGATATTGCCCTGCACGATCTGGGGCAGCGCGGGGTCTGGCTGGCGGAGGACCGTGCCGCACCGCCCCTGGCCGTCATGTGCTGCGGGCAGGGCGCCGTGTGGACGGGCATGGGCCGCCAGCTCTATGACCGCTTTCCTGCGGCGCGTGCCGCCATGGACCGCATTGCCGCCGTGGCTGACTGGGATGTGCTGTCGCTCATGGATGAGACCGACGAGGAAAAGATCGGTCTGACCCGCTGGCAGCAGCCCTATCTTTTTCTGCTGGAATATGCCCAGTGGAGCTATCTGGCCTCGCTGGGTCTGCGGCCCGCGCTGATCTGCGGGCACAGTCTGGGCGAACTCATTGCCCTGTGCCTGGCCGGGGTCTATGCGCCGGAGGTGGCCTGGTACATCCTGGACACGCGCGCGCAGCACATGTCCGAACTGGAAGCACGGGCCACGCGAGAAACGGCCATGATGGCCGTTCATGCGGAGGCCTCTGTCATCGATGAGGCCCGCGCCCGCTGGCCCTCGCTCTATGTCTCCAATTACAATACCCCCCTGCAACACATTGTCAGCGGCCCTCGCGACGTGCTCATGGAAGCCCGCAAGGCGCTGCGCAAACGTCGCATCCCGGCCATCATGCTCAATGTGAGCCTGGCCTTTCACCATCCCGGCATGCGCGTGCTGCGCGACATGTCCCTGCGCCGTCTCAATGCCCTGGCCATGCAGGCACCGCAGGTGCCCATGCTCAGCTGTGTGACCACAGGCTTTTATCCCCAGTCGCAGCCGGACATCTGCTCCTACATTGCGGACCTGGACGAAAATGCCGTGCGCTGGGTGGAGTGCGTGCGGCAGATGTGGCAGCGCGACGGTATCCGGCATTTTGTGGAACTGGGGCCGCAGGACACGCTCTGCGGTCTGGTGGCGGACATCGAGCCGCAGGCGCTGTGCCTGTCTGCCTCGCGCAAGGGGCGCGAGACCGAGGGCCTGCGTCAGACCTGTGCCCGCCTGTATGCACTGGGGCATCTTTCCCATCAGGCCGTCATGGCGCATGCCGCGCGCTGGCAGCTTCGGGGGGCGGTGGCAGAGGACCTGAGCCCACCGGCCGTGGCGGAAGCGGCACCGGCGACACCTCTGGGGCCGCTGGCCCGTCGGATCATGGAGCTGCTGGCCCAGACCGCCGGTGTGGACGTGGCGTCCGTGGGGCCGCAGACGGACCTGCGCTACGATCTTGCCCTGCGTTCCAGCCGTTTCCCGCTGCTGGTGCAGCAGCTGGCAGAGGTGCTGGGGCATGCCGTGAATTTCGAGGACCTCATGGGCGTCAGTACCGTGGGCGATCTGCTGGCTGCCGTGGGCCTGATGCCCCGTCACGGGGCGCCTGCCGCAGCGGCCGTACCGCTGCCCGCCGGCAGCCGGGAAGCGGCCGCCGCCCTGCACCAGCCGCCCTATCTGCGTTTTGTGGCCGGTGCCTCGTCGCGTCTGCACCGCCTGCCCTGGGATGCCTGCGCTGCCGGCCGGGGCTGGCAGCCCGGTGGCGCCGTGCTGGCCTGGGGGCGGGACGGCGCACGCCTGGCGGCCCTGCTGGGTGGTCTGGCGGCATTGGGGCAGGTGATCTGCGTGCCGGAGGACTGCCTGGAGGCCTGTGCGGTTTTGCGGCGGCTGGGCGGTGATATACGCTCTCTGGGATGTGCCGCGGCGGACCTCCTGCCTGCGGAGGCCGCTGCCGCGGAGACGGGCGACCATGCTGCCGTGGCAGCGTTGCGGGCAGCTCTTGCCACGGCCCTGCACACGGGATGCGCGGCCTCCCTGCCCGTGTCCGGCTGCCTGCTGGATCTTTCGACGGCAGACGATCAGGCTGCCCTGGGCCGCGTGGCCCGCACGGCGCTGCTGCCGCCGGAAGCCGCAGACGCCTGGCTGGTGCGCGTCTGGCAGCTGGATGCCGGGGATGCCCTGGCCATGGTGCAGGCTGTCCCGGCGGAAGTGGACGACAGGCTGCTGGACGTGGCGCTGGTTCCTGACGGCACGCCGCCCCTGCCGCGCGAATGGGGCGACATGCTGGCGCGCGAGCTGGCCCTGGGCACGGTGCCGCGTCTGCTCTGGGCGCGGGCGGCCTCGCTCTGCGGTCTGCTGCCCCTGTCCCGTGAGGAAGCCGACGGCCTGCCCCAGCCATGGCAGGAACGGCCCGAATCCTTCCCCGGCCTGTATGCTGCCTCCCTGCCGCTGCCGCCGCATTCCGGGCGGGATTTTCTGCTGTGCGGCGAGTTTTCGCGTTTTGCCGAACCTGCCCTGGCCGGACATGGCCGGGATACGGCCACGGGCTGGCCCTGGCTTCCCCTGAGCCGGGGACTGCGCAGGCTGCTGGACAGCGTGCGCCTGTATTTCCCCTGGTTGCGGGAGGCGGGGTTCTGTGATCTGCGTTTTGGCCCACCGCTGCTGCTGCCGCCCGGCGTGACGCGGGAATGCCGTCTGGATGTGCGTGCCCAGGCCTGGCTGCAACAGGATGGCGTCATGACGCGCATGTGCCGCTGCGGTCTGGAAGCCCTGGATCTCATGCCCAATGGCCGGCATATGGACCGTACCGTGCCGGTGGTGCAGGGCATGGCGCTCATGGGCTGTCGCCCATCGTGCGCCCCGGCGCTCTGGCCGGCCGGCGCAGACCCGGCGCACGGCGATGATGCGGCCGTGCTGGCCATGTACCGGCGGCGGGGGCTGGATGCCATGTGGCACTGGCTGGCCGGAGAACTGCCCCCCGGCGCCCCCTGTGAAGAGGGCGGCGACATGGCCGGACAGGGGCTGACGCGGCGCTTTGCCCTGCATATGCCGGGCATTGCCCCGAAGGACCTTTCCGGCTATACTGCCGCCCTGCAACTGGTGGACGCTGTGGAGCAGGCTGCTGTGACCCTGCTGGAAGAACGTCTTTCCCGCACGGCACAGGCGGATTCCCTGGCGGAATGGCGCCTGAGCGGTGTGGGCTTTCTGCGTTTCGGCCAGGGGGAAGGGCCGGTTGTGCCCCGGGTCCTGGAAATGCGCTGCGGCTGGCAGGATGCCCGCCTGCTGCGCTTTGATGCGCAGGTTCTTGATGCGGCGGGGTGTGTCCTGCTGACAGTGAATCAGATGGAATTTGAGCGGACGGCTGCGGCCCGGGAGGCTGCCTGTACATAA
- a CDS encoding aminotransferase class I/II-fold pyridoxal phosphate-dependent enzyme produces the protein MKDPQTSQAVAHESSASGFNRMRSKLSFARLVEMGAKMGMENPLFLCHERAAKATTQINGKEYINFSTYDYLDLNTHPEITEAVTAAARLFGSSAGASRLVGGERPPHRQLERAIAQLYGVEDCIAYVSGHATNVSTLGFMFGPRDAIFYDGLAHNSLMQGARLSGAERYSYAHNDCDALETLLKAHRAAHKRAVIVTEGLFSMDGNIPDLPRLIRLKKQYDCMLMVDEAHSFGVLGETGRGIHEYFGIDAREVDMWMSTLSKSMCGCGGFIAGTHELVDFLRYGSPGFVFSVGMPPIVAAACHKALELMLREPERVHKLQHISQFFLEYAREKGLDTGAAQGYAIVPIMVGDSMMAGFLANLLFKRGFYVMPITFPAVKEGEARLRFFLSASHTEDHIRTTLDAVAEELPRAREIIGNYKREHADEHME, from the coding sequence ATGAAAGACCCGCAGACATCCCAGGCTGTCGCGCATGAAAGTTCCGCCAGCGGCTTCAACCGCATGCGCTCCAAACTTTCGTTTGCCCGCCTTGTGGAAATGGGGGCCAAGATGGGGATGGAAAACCCGCTCTTCCTTTGCCACGAGCGTGCGGCCAAGGCCACCACGCAGATCAACGGCAAGGAATATATCAACTTTTCCACCTACGACTATCTTGACCTCAATACCCACCCGGAAATTACCGAAGCCGTCACTGCGGCCGCGCGCCTCTTCGGTTCGTCGGCCGGAGCCAGCCGGCTGGTGGGCGGGGAGCGTCCGCCGCATCGTCAGCTGGAACGGGCCATTGCCCAGCTGTACGGGGTGGAGGACTGCATAGCCTATGTCAGCGGGCATGCCACCAATGTGTCCACGCTGGGCTTCATGTTCGGTCCGCGGGACGCCATTTTCTATGACGGTCTGGCGCACAATTCCCTCATGCAGGGGGCGCGCCTTTCCGGCGCGGAGCGCTATTCCTATGCGCACAATGACTGCGACGCCCTGGAAACCCTGCTCAAGGCGCACCGGGCCGCCCACAAGCGCGCCGTCATCGTGACCGAGGGCCTGTTCAGCATGGACGGCAACATCCCGGACCTGCCCCGGCTCATCCGCCTGAAAAAACAGTACGACTGCATGCTGATGGTGGACGAGGCCCACTCCTTCGGCGTCCTGGGAGAGACGGGACGGGGCATACACGAATATTTCGGCATCGATGCCCGCGAAGTGGATATGTGGATGAGCACCCTCAGCAAGAGCATGTGCGGCTGCGGCGGCTTCATCGCCGGCACCCACGAACTGGTGGATTTTCTGCGCTACGGTTCGCCGGGCTTTGTCTTCAGCGTGGGCATGCCGCCCATCGTGGCCGCGGCCTGCCACAAGGCCCTGGAACTCATGCTGCGCGAACCTGAACGGGTGCACAAGTTGCAGCACATCAGCCAGTTCTTCCTTGAATATGCCCGGGAAAAGGGACTGGATACGGGCGCGGCGCAGGGCTATGCCATTGTGCCCATCATGGTGGGCGACTCCATGATGGCCGGTTTCCTGGCCAACCTGCTCTTCAAGCGCGGCTTCTATGTCATGCCCATCACCTTCCCCGCCGTGAAGGAAGGCGAGGCCCGTCTGCGTTTCTTCCTGTCGGCCTCGCATACCGAGGACCATATCCGCACCACGCTGGATGCCGTGGCCGAGGAGCTGCCCCGGGCACGCGAGATCATCGGCAACTACAAGCGCGAGCACGCCGACGAACACATGGAATGA
- a CDS encoding glycosyltransferase family 4 protein, giving the protein MPTAPLAPDDQSPAAPVAPDPAPAADTTTPQLPLTAYVLLWFPLSSETFIFREIQRLLACGLPIRVYTMYGQKLKGCSDEMKQLDLPVVRFGVSATFRILSAFFRALSRNPRGVGKLMREGLLRRMRNAESLGENIWCFLAGFLLAELAMRDKVQLLHSAWGNGPATAAWTASRLTGIPFAFTGRAGDIYPQDGLLREKSRDALFIRTNNMANVDYLRQFCPPEAQDKVHCIYNGLTLNSPVACEMPFAAPYRLLAVGRFCRTKGFVELLTMMARLRREGFPVRLTLVGDGEWRFRLRALRRRLCLEQVVDMPGFVPHDHILDFMRSHDMLVVPSVVHDNGDRDGIPNVIMEALSCAMPVVATDVCGIREVIIDGETGMLVPQRDPAALAAAVRRMLADRDAARRMAENGRQRVLHMFDSQANIQALRDLYLRAYNDWHAARPEEWFSLGGKVPTSGDASRS; this is encoded by the coding sequence ATGCCCACGGCGCCCCTCGCCCCTGACGATCAGTCCCCCGCCGCCCCCGTGGCGCCGGACCCTGCCCCTGCTGCCGACACGACAACACCGCAGCTGCCGCTGACGGCCTATGTGCTGCTCTGGTTCCCGCTTTCGTCCGAAACCTTCATCTTCCGCGAAATTCAGCGCCTGCTGGCCTGTGGCCTGCCCATCCGGGTCTACACCATGTATGGTCAGAAGCTGAAGGGATGCAGCGATGAGATGAAACAGCTGGACCTGCCCGTGGTCCGCTTTGGCGTGTCTGCCACCTTCCGCATTCTGAGCGCCTTTTTCCGTGCCCTGAGCCGCAATCCCCGCGGGGTAGGGAAGCTCATGCGCGAGGGCCTGCTCCGCCGCATGCGCAATGCGGAATCCCTGGGCGAAAACATCTGGTGCTTCCTGGCCGGCTTCCTGCTGGCCGAGCTGGCCATGCGCGACAAGGTGCAGCTGCTGCACTCCGCATGGGGCAACGGACCGGCCACCGCCGCCTGGACGGCATCGCGCCTCACGGGCATTCCCTTTGCCTTCACGGGGCGCGCCGGCGACATCTACCCGCAGGACGGCCTGCTCCGGGAAAAATCCCGGGATGCACTCTTCATCCGCACCAACAACATGGCCAATGTGGATTATCTGCGCCAGTTCTGCCCGCCGGAAGCGCAGGACAAGGTGCACTGCATCTACAACGGCCTGACCCTGAACAGCCCCGTGGCCTGCGAAATGCCCTTTGCCGCGCCCTATCGCCTGCTGGCCGTGGGCCGCTTCTGCCGCACCAAGGGCTTTGTGGAACTGCTTACCATGATGGCCCGCCTGCGCCGGGAAGGCTTCCCCGTCCGCCTGACCCTGGTGGGGGATGGCGAATGGCGCTTCCGCCTTCGGGCGCTGCGCCGGCGTCTGTGTCTGGAACAGGTGGTGGACATGCCCGGCTTTGTGCCCCATGATCATATCCTCGACTTCATGCGCAGCCACGATATGCTGGTGGTTCCCAGCGTGGTGCATGACAATGGCGATCGTGACGGCATCCCCAATGTGATCATGGAGGCCCTGTCCTGTGCCATGCCCGTGGTGGCTACCGATGTCTGCGGCATCCGCGAGGTCATCATCGACGGCGAAACGGGGATGCTTGTGCCGCAGCGGGACCCGGCCGCCCTGGCCGCGGCCGTGCGCCGCATGCTTGCCGACCGGGATGCGGCCAGACGCATGGCCGAAAACGGCCGGCAGCGCGTTCTGCACATGTTTGACAGTCAGGCCAATATCCAGGCGCTGCGTGACCTCTATCTGCGCGCCTACAACGACTGGCACGCCGCCCGGCCGGAAGAATGGTTCAGCCTTGGCGGCAAAGTGCCCACCAGCGGAGATGCTTCCCGGTCATGA